Proteins found in one Cotesia glomerata isolate CgM1 unplaced genomic scaffold, MPM_Cglom_v2.3 scaffold_22, whole genome shotgun sequence genomic segment:
- the LOC123274113 gene encoding uncharacterized protein ZK546.14-like, which yields MNQKSPPDDLGSPAETSEDGNELSKDEEVSEMNDDEEHPPEDLKLPAKTSENRNELSKDEEVSEMNDDEEHSPEDLGLPAKTSENLNELSKEKEVNEMNDDEEHLLEDLGLPAKTSEDGNELSKDKEVNEMNDDEEHPPEDLGLPAKTSENRNELSKEKEMNEMNDDEEHPPEDLGLPAKTSKDGNELSKDKEVNEMNDDEEHSPEDLGLPAKTSENRNELSKDREVNEMNDDEEHPPEDLGLPAKTSEKQVGKSNKQKRGLRFTIRKCHTARREEWYCNTCELFAANEQYKINSEDKVY from the exons ATGAATCAAAAAAGCCCACCAGACGATCTGGGATCACCAGCTGAAACTTCGGAGGATGGTAACGAATTGAGTAAGGACGAGGAAGTGAGTGAGATGAATGATGATGAAGAGCATCCACCAGAAGATCTGAAATTACCAGCTAAAACTTCGGAGAACCGTAACGAATTGAGTAAGGACGAGGAAGTGAGTGAGATGAATGATGATGAAGAGCATTCACCAGAAGATCTGGGATTACCAGCTAAAACTTCGGAGAACCTTAACGAATTGAGTAAGGAAAAGGAAGTGAATGAGATGAATGATGATGAAGAGCATCTACTAGAAGATCTGGGATTACCAGCTAAAACTTCGGAGGATGGTAACGAATTGAGTAAGGACAAGGAAGTGAATGAGATGAATGATGATGAAGAGCATCCACCAGAAGATCTGGGATTACCAGCTAAAACTTCGGAGAACCGTAACGAATTGAGTAAGGAAAAGGAAATGAATGAGATGAATGATGATGAAGAGCATCCACCAGAAGATCTGGGATTACCAGCTAAAACTTCGAAGGATGGTAACGAATTGAGTAAGGACAAGGAAGTGAATGAGATGAATGATGATGAAGAGCATTCACCAGAAGATCTGGGATTACCAGCTAAAACTTCGGAGAACCGTAACGAATTGAGTAAGGACAGGGAAGTGAATGAGATGAATGATGATGAAGAGCATCCACCAGAAGATCTGGGATTACCAGCTAAAACTTCAGAGAAACAGGTCGGAAAATCTAATAAACAAAAACGAGGATTAAGGTTTACAATAAGAAAATGTCACACTGCTCGTAGAGAAGAATGGTACTGCAATACTTGCGAGCTA tttgctGCTAACGAacagtataaaataaatagtgaaGATAAggtttattga
- the LOC123274095 gene encoding uncharacterized protein LOC123274095: METNKSQNGAHAQQAAIVASAEMKRAQALEHLDKLTRELHEFVKSKVNIHKEIKTKTTGVVNALQRFRTLDDGWQAQQRQTLNVTPKKSRQPAADTVEEMDTGAEGDGESLTEDRSDTGVRSGKRKDRNSPDPTVNQVMKKKDTKPSPPKEVAARSAKNKEVDAWQKVESKKRRPEQDHLPKQLPKEPRPEPKRKKSRKWIRPDALIIRPAEKEKYSEILRRIKRDVPADQVRNTVEKDHHRNSSRRC, translated from the exons atggaaacaaacaagagtcaAAACGGGGCTCACGCCCAGCAAGCAGCTATCGTAGCAAGCGCTGAGATGAAGAGGGCACAAGCGCTGGAACACCTTGATAAGCTTACTAGAGAGCTGCATGAGTTTGTTAAATCTAAAGTCAACATCCACAAAGAGATCAAGACgaagacaaccggtgtagtcaacgcccttcaaaggttCAGAACACTTGATGACGGATGGCAGGCACAACAACGGCAAACTCTCAATGTCACACCGAAGAAGAGCAGACAACCTGCCGCAGACACCGTCGAAGAGATGGACACCGGTGCCGAAGGCGATGGTGAATCTCTAACAGAAGACAGAAGCGACACTGGTGTCAGGTCTGGGAAGAGGAAAGACCGTAACTCTCCTGACCCAACGGTCAACCAAgtaatgaagaaaaaggacACAAAACCAAGTCCTCCGAAAGAAGTGGCGGCACGGAGTGCCAAAAATAAGGAGGTCGACGCGTGGCAAAAAGTAGAATCGAAGAAGAGAAGGCCGGAGCAGGATCACCTCCCAAAGCAATTGCCGAAGGAGCCACGACCGGaacctaagcggaaaaaatcgcgcaaatggatcagacctgACGCGCTGATAATCCGCCCTGCCGAAAAAGAGAAGTATTCCGAGATATTGCGCCGCATAAAGCGTGATGTCCCAGCAGACCAGGTTCGAAATACCGTCGAGAAG GACCATCACAGGAATTCTTCAAGACGATGCTAA